One Candidatus Hydrogenedentota bacterium DNA segment encodes these proteins:
- a CDS encoding sulfatase, whose amino-acid sequence MRGYAAATKRPNVLFLPVDDLNDWIGCLGGHPDAKTPNIDRLASRGVTFTRAYCAAPLCNASRTAIMTGLRPSTTGVYYNSQPWRPAVPDAVTLQQHFRANGYRVFGGGKISHGGYEEPQHWDEYFKRPGDPEPPKKLNGFAGEKSNFDWGALDAADEDMGDRKLADWAVGKLRDKHEQPFFLAAGMIRPHLPWYVPKKYVDMFPPDKVTIPKILENDLDDVPATGKKFARVGDHRAVIEAKQWTNAVSCYLAAIAFADACVGRILDALYDSPHADNTIVVLWGDHGWHLGEKTHWRKFALWEEATRSPFICVAPGMTTAGSRCDRPVSLLDIYPTLIDACGLPGKEGLDGRSLAPLLRKPDAPWERPAVTTYGRNNHAVRSERWRYIRYEDGGEELYDHEKDPLEWTNLAGKPESADVKKDLARWLPTVNAQDAAKGSGGKE is encoded by the coding sequence ATGCGGGGTTACGCTGCGGCGACGAAGCGCCCAAACGTGCTTTTTCTCCCCGTGGACGATTTGAACGATTGGATCGGTTGTCTCGGCGGGCACCCCGACGCGAAGACGCCGAACATTGACCGGCTGGCTTCGAGGGGCGTGACCTTCACGCGGGCGTACTGCGCCGCGCCGCTGTGCAACGCGTCGCGCACGGCGATCATGACAGGCCTGCGCCCGTCGACGACCGGGGTCTATTACAACAGCCAGCCGTGGCGGCCGGCGGTGCCGGACGCGGTGACCCTGCAGCAGCATTTTCGCGCGAACGGGTACCGCGTATTCGGCGGAGGAAAAATCTCTCACGGCGGGTATGAAGAACCGCAGCATTGGGACGAGTACTTCAAGCGGCCGGGCGACCCGGAGCCGCCGAAGAAATTGAACGGGTTCGCCGGCGAGAAGTCCAACTTCGATTGGGGCGCGCTCGACGCCGCGGACGAGGACATGGGCGACAGGAAGCTGGCGGACTGGGCCGTTGGCAAGTTGAGGGATAAACACGAGCAGCCGTTCTTCCTTGCGGCGGGGATGATTCGTCCGCACTTGCCGTGGTACGTGCCGAAGAAGTATGTCGATATGTTTCCGCCGGACAAGGTCACAATTCCAAAGATTTTGGAGAACGATCTGGATGACGTGCCTGCCACCGGGAAAAAGTTCGCGCGCGTTGGCGATCACCGCGCGGTGATCGAGGCAAAGCAATGGACCAACGCGGTTTCGTGTTACCTCGCTGCAATCGCTTTCGCGGACGCGTGCGTTGGCCGCATACTCGATGCGCTGTACGACAGTCCGCACGCGGACAACACGATTGTCGTGCTGTGGGGCGATCACGGCTGGCACCTCGGCGAGAAGACGCATTGGCGCAAGTTTGCGCTGTGGGAAGAAGCGACGCGCAGCCCGTTTATCTGCGTTGCGCCGGGAATGACCACCGCGGGGTCGCGCTGCGATCGGCCGGTCAGCTTGCTGGACATCTATCCGACGCTGATCGATGCGTGCGGGCTTCCCGGCAAGGAAGGTCTTGACGGAAGGAGTTTGGCACCGTTGTTGCGCAAGCCGGACGCGCCGTGGGAACGCCCCGCCGTGACGACGTACGGTCGCAACAATCACGCCGTGCGTTCGGAGCGGTGGCGCTACATTCGCTACGAAGATGGCGGCGAAGAACTGTACGATCACGAAAAAGACCCGCTCGAGTGGACGAACCTGGCAGGCAAGCCTGAGTCGGCGGATGTGAAGAAGGACTTGGCGCGATGGCTTCCGACGGTGAATGCGCAGGACGCCGCAAAGGGAAGTGGCGGTAAAGAGTAA
- a CDS encoding carbon starvation protein A: MYLLPIVLFSGVLLVVAYRVYGGMLARLLRLDANAVTPAVELRDDIDYAPIEPKFLMSQHFSAIAAAGPIVGPILAGIMFGWVPALIWILLGSIFIGGVHDITALVASVRHKARSIAEVVRVHMSRRSYVLFLTFIWIALVYIVVAFTDIVAASFVNDLTLDNNQTFSGAGVASSSLMYLALPIVMGLLLRYTRLSLGWATIIFLPLVALSIVLGQSIPFDLGEMLNLSKDQAHKAWDVILLAYCFVASLVPLWFLLQPRGHLGGYFLYFALGGGALGLLLGGKSTEYPAFIGWTAANGSMLVPVLFITIACGACSGFHSIIASGTTSKQLRAETDAKVIGYGAMLLEGMVAVVSLCCVMMLTKEQAAGIKEPSFIYAKGLASFLGVMRIPESVGLAFGMLAFTTFVYDTLDVCTRLGRYILQELTGLKDSAGRWIATAITAGTPMLFVMQSHVDPVSGKAKPAWQVFWGLFGASNQLLAALTLIGITVWLWRTYRARWVFWVVGAPTAFMYVMSTWALLIFVRNGFFTPDWKSKGIPSDPVPWVALVLVALAALVLVEAARSFRATPGAPISPQPAPALGA, from the coding sequence ATGTATCTGCTGCCCATAGTGCTCTTCTCCGGCGTGCTGCTCGTGGTTGCCTACCGCGTATACGGCGGCATGCTCGCGCGCCTGCTGCGCCTCGACGCGAACGCCGTGACGCCCGCCGTCGAGTTGCGCGACGATATCGATTACGCGCCCATCGAGCCCAAGTTCCTCATGAGCCAGCACTTCTCCGCGATCGCGGCGGCCGGTCCCATTGTGGGGCCGATTCTCGCGGGGATCATGTTTGGCTGGGTCCCCGCGCTGATCTGGATTCTTCTCGGCAGCATCTTCATCGGCGGTGTGCACGACATCACCGCGCTCGTCGCGTCCGTGCGGCACAAGGCGCGCAGCATCGCCGAAGTCGTCCGCGTCCACATGTCGCGCCGGTCCTACGTCTTGTTTCTCACGTTCATCTGGATTGCGTTGGTGTACATTGTCGTCGCGTTCACGGACATCGTTGCGGCGTCGTTTGTGAACGATCTGACGCTGGACAATAACCAGACGTTCAGCGGCGCAGGTGTCGCCAGTTCGTCGCTCATGTACTTGGCGCTGCCGATCGTCATGGGATTGCTGCTGCGTTACACGCGCTTGTCGCTCGGGTGGGCGACAATTATCTTCCTTCCGCTGGTCGCATTGTCCATCGTGCTGGGCCAAAGCATTCCCTTCGATCTCGGCGAAATGCTGAATCTGTCGAAGGACCAGGCGCACAAGGCGTGGGACGTAATCCTCCTCGCGTATTGTTTCGTCGCGTCGCTCGTGCCGCTGTGGTTCCTGCTGCAACCGCGTGGGCACCTGGGCGGATATTTCCTCTACTTCGCGCTGGGCGGCGGCGCGTTGGGCCTGCTGCTCGGCGGCAAATCGACGGAGTATCCCGCATTCATCGGGTGGACTGCCGCGAACGGCTCAATGCTCGTGCCGGTCCTGTTTATTACTATCGCGTGCGGCGCGTGTTCCGGGTTCCACTCGATCATCGCCTCGGGCACCACGTCGAAACAGTTGCGCGCGGAAACCGACGCAAAGGTAATTGGCTACGGCGCGATGCTGCTCGAAGGCATGGTCGCTGTCGTGTCGCTGTGCTGCGTGATGATGCTGACGAAAGAACAGGCCGCGGGCATCAAGGAGCCAAGTTTCATTTACGCGAAGGGGCTCGCATCGTTTCTTGGCGTGATGCGCATTCCGGAATCCGTGGGTCTCGCCTTCGGTATGCTCGCGTTCACCACGTTCGTGTACGACACGCTCGACGTCTGCACGCGGCTGGGCCGATACATCCTTCAAGAGTTAACCGGCTTGAAGGACAGCGCGGGCCGCTGGATCGCTACCGCGATTACCGCGGGCACGCCGATGTTGTTCGTCATGCAGTCACACGTCGATCCCGTGAGCGGCAAGGCCAAGCCCGCCTGGCAGGTGTTCTGGGGCCTCTTCGGCGCGAGCAACCAACTGCTCGCCGCGCTCACGCTCATCGGCATCACCGTGTGGTTGTGGCGCACCTACCGTGCCCGCTGGGTGTTCTGGGTCGTCGGCGCGCCGACCGCGTTCATGTACGTAATGAGCACATGGGCGCTACTCATATTCGTGCGCAACGGCTTCTTCACGCCGGACTGGAAATCGAAGGGCATCCCGAGCGATCCCGTGCCGTGGGTCGCGCTCGTTCTCGTAGCACTCGCCGCGCTCGTACTGGTCGAGGCGGCGCGGTCGTTCCGCGCGACGCCGGGCGCGCCAATTTCGCCGCAACCCGCGCCGGCGCTCGGCGCGTGA
- a CDS encoding TetR/AcrR family transcriptional regulator, translated as MPTRVVKVPDEVSSANEAERRLLSSALGLFSEKGYEGTSIREIIERAGVTRPVLYYYFENKEHLFRRLVESWFAELVEDMDRALDGVTGLREQLKTLIVNVFEHAERSPHVVRLIFHTFFAPRHGAPKLDRDGLWESRYTRIARIMQAGIDSGDFAGRDRDTLAMAFCGMMDMHIMVKINRPHTTLSNELGEALVDLFLEGARS; from the coding sequence ATGCCCACACGCGTAGTGAAAGTACCCGATGAAGTGAGTTCCGCGAACGAAGCCGAGCGCAGGTTGTTGTCGAGCGCATTGGGCCTGTTTTCGGAAAAAGGGTATGAAGGCACCAGCATCCGCGAAATCATCGAGCGCGCCGGCGTCACCAGGCCCGTGCTCTATTACTACTTCGAGAACAAAGAACACCTGTTCCGCCGCCTTGTCGAATCGTGGTTCGCCGAACTTGTCGAGGACATGGACCGCGCGTTGGACGGCGTCACGGGCCTGCGCGAACAGTTGAAAACCCTCATCGTCAACGTGTTCGAGCACGCGGAGCGATCGCCGCACGTCGTCCGACTCATCTTCCACACGTTTTTTGCGCCGCGCCACGGAGCGCCCAAACTCGATCGCGACGGGTTATGGGAGTCCCGCTATACGCGCATCGCTAGAATCATGCAGGCGGGGATCGATTCCGGCGACTTCGCCGGACGCGACCGCGACACCCTCGCGATGGCGTTCTGCGGCATGATGGACATGCACATCATGGTGAAGATCAACCGGCCGCACACCACACTGTCGAATGAGTTGGGCGAGGCGCTCGTCGATCTCTTTCTGGAAGGCGCCCGTTCGTAA
- the purU gene encoding formyltetrahydrofolate deformylase, whose amino-acid sequence MTQTVLLIQCPDKKGIVARVSDFVFRHDANIINSDQHSTDPEGGRFFMRLEFGLNEDKVPRAQFEQDWAAVAKELGAAWSLHYGTERMRMGILVSKQDHCLFDLLHRQRSGELRVDIPLVISNHADCRELVERYGIPFHHVPVTPETQRIAERQMLPLLRGATDFCVLARYMRVLSDDFLTVYGRDIINIHHSFLPSFKGADPYRQAHDRGVKIIGATAHFVTRELDEGPIIEQMVDRVYYKDTIDDLRRKGRNLEKLALANAIQAYVEHRIILDANRTIVFQ is encoded by the coding sequence ATGACGCAGACCGTCCTATTGATTCAATGTCCCGACAAAAAGGGCATTGTCGCGCGCGTGTCGGACTTCGTGTTCCGGCACGACGCGAACATCATCAACAGCGATCAGCACTCGACCGATCCCGAGGGTGGGCGCTTCTTCATGCGCCTCGAATTCGGACTAAACGAAGACAAGGTCCCGCGCGCGCAGTTCGAGCAGGATTGGGCGGCGGTGGCGAAAGAGCTCGGCGCCGCGTGGTCCCTGCACTACGGCACGGAACGCATGCGCATGGGCATCCTCGTGTCGAAGCAGGACCATTGCCTGTTCGATCTGCTGCACCGGCAGCGCAGCGGCGAATTACGCGTGGACATTCCGCTCGTCATCAGCAACCACGCCGACTGCCGCGAGTTGGTCGAGCGCTACGGCATTCCGTTCCACCACGTTCCCGTCACGCCGGAGACGCAGCGCATCGCAGAGCGGCAGATGCTTCCGCTGCTGCGCGGCGCAACGGACTTTTGCGTGCTCGCCCGCTACATGCGCGTGTTGTCCGACGACTTCTTGACGGTTTACGGCCGCGACATCATTAACATCCACCACAGTTTCCTGCCGTCGTTCAAAGGCGCGGACCCGTACCGCCAGGCGCACGACCGCGGCGTGAAAATCATTGGGGCGACGGCGCATTTCGTCACGCGGGAATTGGATGAGGGGCCGATCATCGAACAGATGGTCGATCGCGTGTATTACAAAGACACCATCGATGACCTGCGCCGCAAGGGCCGGAACCTCGAGAAGCTCGCGCTCGCGAATGCCATACAGGCCTACGTCGAGCACCGCATCATTCTCGACGCAAACCGGACGATCGTTTTTCAGTAG
- a CDS encoding redoxin domain-containing protein, translating to MRIRISTLVAALFAAAAPAMAAELGMAAPALSIDQWVKGAPVTIAPGDKIYVVEFWATWCGPCRVSIPHLTELQKKFKDKGVVFIGVSDEEADTVRPFVEQQGAAMDYAVAIDPSRKTHEKYMDAFDQRGIPTAFVIDKQARIVWVGHPMAELEEVIEGVLDGSYTVEKAKQREARRAQMMETMGRFETAMNAGDKDKLNASAEEILKTYSDEPRLLNAVAWTLLTYENKSLHNYPLALRMAKVAVDGSKEKDAAIMDTYARALYETGDVKGAISHQQKAVALASSEQMKAELQKTLDSYQNGQAPK from the coding sequence ATGCGAATCCGAATCTCGACATTGGTTGCCGCACTGTTCGCCGCGGCGGCGCCAGCCATGGCCGCCGAGCTGGGCATGGCTGCCCCGGCGCTTTCCATTGATCAATGGGTGAAGGGCGCCCCCGTGACAATCGCGCCCGGGGACAAAATCTACGTGGTTGAGTTTTGGGCGACGTGGTGTGGGCCGTGCCGGGTGAGTATCCCGCACCTGACTGAACTGCAGAAGAAGTTCAAGGACAAGGGCGTGGTGTTTATCGGAGTGAGCGATGAGGAGGCCGATACGGTGCGTCCGTTCGTCGAGCAGCAGGGCGCGGCGATGGACTATGCCGTAGCGATCGATCCGTCGCGGAAGACGCACGAGAAGTACATGGACGCGTTCGACCAACGGGGAATTCCCACGGCGTTTGTGATCGACAAACAGGCGCGTATTGTGTGGGTGGGCCATCCCATGGCCGAACTCGAGGAAGTGATCGAGGGCGTGCTCGACGGGTCGTACACCGTCGAGAAAGCCAAGCAGCGCGAGGCGCGGCGCGCGCAGATGATGGAAACGATGGGCCGGTTCGAGACGGCCATGAACGCCGGCGACAAGGACAAACTAAACGCGTCAGCCGAAGAGATTCTGAAGACGTACTCCGATGAGCCGCGGCTGCTCAACGCCGTCGCTTGGACGCTGCTCACGTACGAGAACAAGTCGCTGCACAATTATCCGCTGGCGCTGCGGATGGCGAAGGTTGCTGTTGACGGTTCGAAGGAAAAGGACGCGGCGATAATGGATACGTATGCGCGGGCCCTGTACGAAACGGGCGACGTCAAGGGCGCGATTTCGCATCAGCAGAAAGCGGTCGCATTGGCGAGTTCGGAGCAGATGAAAGCCGAGTTGCAGAAGACGCTCGATTCGTATCAGAACGGCCAGGCGCCCAAGTAA
- a CDS encoding Gfo/Idh/MocA family oxidoreductase yields the protein MPMLSRRSFIQSSGAAAAMYAASAVSQAATGDRVRHAVIGTGGQGGSHAKVFSSMDDCDVVAIADVDTARREQIAKALSGKAPVKQYEDFRELLKDESIHSVSIATPDHWHTPVALAALKAGKHVYVEKPCCHNVREGVLLAAAQKKTGLCVQHGTQYRSTPSTQEGVKMLRDGVIGKVRVAKAINHQFRGSIGRKPDSDPPAGLNYDMWLGPAPVRPFSENRFHYNWHWHWDYGTGDIGNDGVHQVDVARWGLGVGLPKAVSASGGQLFYDDDHETPDTQIVTYEYDECYLIFEMRLWTDYLLEGHDNGVVYYGDKGTLEIGRHGTTVKLIDAEPKLFGTGPDLAANVRNFLDCVKANDPSKLNAPISEGVLSSQLSLLGNVATRVGRKLNLDTEKVECINDDEANKLFTREYRKGYELVEV from the coding sequence ATGCCAATGTTATCTCGCCGTTCTTTCATTCAGTCGTCCGGCGCCGCAGCGGCGATGTACGCGGCTTCCGCCGTCTCCCAGGCCGCAACGGGCGATCGTGTGCGGCACGCCGTCATCGGCACGGGCGGGCAGGGTGGAAGCCATGCAAAGGTGTTTTCCTCGATGGACGATTGCGACGTTGTTGCCATTGCCGATGTTGATACGGCGCGGCGCGAGCAGATCGCAAAAGCGCTGTCCGGAAAGGCCCCCGTAAAACAATACGAGGACTTTCGCGAACTGCTGAAAGATGAGAGCATTCACAGCGTCAGCATCGCCACTCCCGATCACTGGCATACGCCCGTTGCCCTTGCGGCATTGAAGGCGGGCAAGCACGTGTACGTCGAGAAACCCTGCTGCCACAACGTGCGCGAAGGCGTGCTCCTCGCCGCCGCGCAGAAAAAAACCGGCCTCTGCGTGCAGCATGGCACCCAATACCGCAGCACGCCGTCCACGCAGGAGGGCGTCAAGATGCTGCGCGACGGCGTCATAGGCAAGGTGCGCGTGGCCAAAGCAATCAACCACCAGTTTCGCGGGTCAATAGGGCGCAAGCCCGACAGCGATCCACCCGCCGGCCTCAACTACGACATGTGGCTCGGCCCGGCCCCGGTGCGGCCATTCTCCGAGAACCGCTTTCATTACAATTGGCACTGGCACTGGGACTACGGCACGGGCGACATCGGCAACGACGGCGTGCACCAGGTCGACGTCGCCCGCTGGGGCCTCGGCGTTGGCCTGCCAAAAGCGGTGAGCGCGTCCGGCGGCCAGTTGTTTTACGACGACGATCACGAAACCCCCGACACGCAGATCGTCACCTACGAATACGACGAGTGTTACCTCATCTTCGAAATGCGTCTCTGGACGGATTACTTGCTCGAAGGCCACGACAACGGGGTCGTGTACTACGGCGACAAGGGAACGCTCGAAATCGGGCGCCACGGCACGACCGTTAAACTGATCGATGCGGAACCAAAACTCTTCGGAACGGGGCCCGATCTCGCCGCGAACGTCCGAAACTTCCTCGATTGTGTCAAAGCGAACGACCCCTCGAAACTCAACGCGCCGATTTCCGAAGGCGTCTTGTCGTCGCAGTTGTCGCTGCTCGGCAACGTCGCGACCCGCGTCGGGCGCAAGCTCAATCTCGACACCGAGAAAGTCGAATGTATCAATGACGACGAGGCGAACAAACTTTTCACGCGCGAGTACCGCAAGGGATACGAATTGGTCGAGGTGTAG
- a CDS encoding DNA-binding protein, whose amino-acid sequence MTELTVTLTDEFADRLRARSAELGVTPETLVTASVEDLLDRPSDEFRELMDYLMAKNIELYKRLA is encoded by the coding sequence ATGACAGAGCTTACAGTAACTTTGACCGATGAATTTGCAGATCGACTGCGCGCGCGTTCAGCAGAGTTGGGAGTCACGCCCGAAACGCTTGTAACTGCGAGTGTCGAAGATCTGCTTGATCGCCCGAGCGACGAATTCCGCGAATTAATGGACTATTTGATGGCAAAGAATATTGAATTGTACAAGCGCCTCGCATAA
- a CDS encoding Gfo/Idh/MocA family oxidoreductase, producing MKLGIMSFAHMHAYSYATSIALVDGVELAAVWDDDVPRGMAAAEQNNTMFIVDRDAFLNSDIHGVIVCSENVKHREMVEAAARAKKWILCEKPLATTVEDAQAMIDICKKEGVGLGTAFPCRHVPPLVAVKNDIADGKYGAIYAASCTNNGSYPGGWFADETLSGGGATMDHTVHVADVLRWMLGKEFTHVYCENGNLIRHGIGTDDFGSLHLEMEGGIKINHIASWNRAKSFPTWGDVTMEIIGEKGVVSVDAFNQKINLYNDDAMKGQWVGWGDNCDVGLVRDFADSIRERRDPAASGYDGLKAVEVTVAAYKSAKSKRRVTV from the coding sequence ATCAAACTTGGCATCATGAGCTTCGCGCACATGCACGCGTACAGTTACGCAACGAGCATTGCGCTGGTAGACGGCGTAGAACTCGCGGCGGTGTGGGACGATGATGTCCCGCGTGGCATGGCGGCGGCGGAACAGAACAACACCATGTTCATCGTGGATCGCGATGCGTTTTTGAACTCCGATATCCACGGCGTGATTGTCTGTTCGGAGAACGTGAAGCACCGCGAGATGGTCGAGGCGGCAGCACGCGCGAAAAAATGGATACTGTGCGAGAAGCCGCTCGCGACAACCGTCGAAGACGCACAGGCGATGATTGACATCTGCAAGAAGGAAGGCGTCGGGCTGGGCACGGCGTTTCCGTGCCGGCACGTGCCGCCGCTGGTCGCGGTGAAGAACGACATTGCGGACGGAAAATACGGCGCAATCTATGCCGCGTCGTGCACAAACAACGGCAGCTACCCGGGCGGTTGGTTTGCAGACGAGACGCTCTCGGGGGGTGGCGCGACGATGGATCACACCGTGCACGTCGCGGACGTGTTGCGCTGGATGCTCGGCAAAGAGTTCACGCACGTCTACTGCGAGAACGGCAACCTCATCCGGCACGGCATCGGCACGGACGATTTCGGCAGCCTTCACCTCGAGATGGAAGGCGGCATCAAGATTAACCACATTGCCAGTTGGAACCGCGCGAAGAGTTTTCCGACCTGGGGCGATGTCACGATGGAGATCATCGGCGAAAAAGGCGTCGTCTCCGTGGACGCGTTCAACCAAAAGATAAACCTCTACAACGACGACGCGATGAAGGGACAATGGGTGGGCTGGGGCGACAACTGCGACGTGGGCCTCGTCCGCGATTTCGCCGATTCCATCCGCGAACGCCGCGACCCCGCCGCCTCCGGTTACGACGGCTTGAAAGCCGTGGAAGTCACCGTCGCTGCCTACAAGTCGGCGAAGAGCAAACGGCGGGTTACGGTATAA
- a CDS encoding sigma-54-dependent Fis family transcriptional regulator: MATVTSRRHMLVVDDEPGMRQMLEGTFKDRGFAVTTASNGSKAIEVIKEQRFDVIITDLKMPERDGLAVLRSARASAFDSPVIIITAYGTIDTAVEAMRLGARDFIAKPFKLAEIELKVDKILGERPVREYEQRTPLTPTTGRQIVGYSKETKQLLKMIQKIGPSRSSVLITGPSGTGKELVARAIHDASPRKDLPFVALNCAALAPGVLESELFGHEKGAFTGALSQRQGRFERAHTGTLFLDEVGEIDPNIQTKLLRVLQEGEFERVGGNQTVRVDTRIIAATNRDLREAIQLGTFREDFYYRLNVFSLRVEPLRARPDDIPALIDHFLKKFSFELGKEVSAVEDDVMSFFMRYPWPGNVRELENVLERAVVLAEGATITREVIPPDMFFMQEELEPDANALPETASLVERTDHLESEMIAAALNRFHWNKTKAADHLGLKRTTLQYKIKKYGLK; encoded by the coding sequence GTGGCGACCGTAACTTCGCGCCGACATATGCTCGTCGTGGACGATGAGCCGGGCATGCGCCAGATGCTCGAAGGCACCTTCAAGGATCGGGGGTTTGCCGTCACCACCGCGTCGAACGGCAGCAAGGCAATCGAGGTCATTAAGGAGCAGCGGTTCGACGTCATCATCACCGACCTGAAAATGCCGGAGCGAGACGGCTTGGCGGTGCTTCGCTCGGCGCGGGCGTCCGCCTTCGACAGCCCCGTCATTATCATCACCGCGTACGGCACCATCGACACCGCGGTCGAGGCCATGCGCTTGGGGGCGCGCGATTTCATCGCGAAGCCGTTCAAGCTCGCGGAAATCGAGCTTAAGGTCGACAAGATTCTCGGCGAGCGCCCGGTGCGCGAATACGAACAGCGCACGCCGCTCACGCCGACCACCGGCCGCCAGATCGTCGGATACAGCAAAGAGACAAAGCAACTCCTGAAGATGATTCAGAAGATCGGGCCGAGCCGCAGTTCGGTCCTGATCACCGGTCCGAGCGGCACGGGCAAGGAGTTGGTGGCGCGCGCGATCCACGACGCAAGCCCGCGCAAGGACCTGCCGTTTGTCGCGTTGAACTGCGCCGCGCTCGCGCCGGGAGTGCTCGAGAGCGAACTCTTCGGTCACGAGAAGGGCGCGTTCACCGGCGCGCTCAGCCAGCGCCAGGGACGGTTCGAGCGCGCGCACACGGGCACCCTGTTTCTGGACGAGGTCGGCGAAATCGATCCGAACATCCAAACGAAACTGCTGCGCGTCTTGCAGGAAGGCGAATTCGAGCGCGTCGGCGGCAATCAGACGGTCCGCGTGGACACCCGCATCATCGCCGCGACCAACCGCGACCTGCGCGAAGCGATCCAGTTGGGCACGTTCCGCGAAGATTTCTATTACCGGCTCAACGTGTTCTCGCTGCGCGTCGAACCCTTGCGCGCGCGGCCCGACGATATCCCCGCCCTGATCGATCATTTCCTGAAGAAGTTCAGTTTCGAGCTGGGCAAAGAAGTAAGCGCCGTCGAAGACGATGTGATGAGTTTCTTCATGCGTTATCCGTGGCCGGGCAACGTGCGCGAGTTGGAGAACGTGCTCGAGCGCGCGGTCGTGCTCGCGGAGGGCGCGACCATCACGCGCGAAGTAATACCCCCGGACATGTTCTTCATGCAGGAAGAACTCGAACCCGATGCGAACGCGCTGCCGGAGACCGCCTCGCTCGTCGAACGCACCGACCACCTCGAATCGGAGATGATCGCCGCCGCGCTCAACCGGTTCCACTGGAACAAGACCAAGGCCGCGGACCACCTCGGCCTGAAACGCACGACGCTTCAATACAAGATCAAGAAGTACGGGTTGAAGTAG
- a CDS encoding Gfo/Idh/MocA family oxidoreductase — protein sequence MRLGIIGCGVLGKFHAPCADKAGFRIVACSDPVRENAVALAGQYGAKVVDDSPALCALPDVDVVAICTPTPYHAAYVVEAAKHGKHIFCEKPFCRTLAQCDEALAAATKAGVKLFVGHVVRYFQEFCLIKQQIEDGKVGKVGTIRTFRGGQSPLGEGAWFRDFEKSGGVTLDCIIHDFDWLRYVFGDPERVFAQDLRERIDEGIDYAMVTFRMKSGIIATVTGSWAHPSGFKVKVEVCGDNGMIVFDSSEAPVASQLRGEGGMAPGVVLPASPVNDSPYYLEWLDFHGWLEGKHEPRVTPEDAVWAVRMGLAAIESAEKRQPVTF from the coding sequence ATGCGGTTGGGAATTATTGGTTGCGGCGTGCTGGGAAAATTTCACGCGCCGTGCGCGGACAAGGCGGGCTTTCGGATTGTTGCGTGCTCGGACCCCGTGCGCGAGAACGCGGTGGCCTTGGCCGGGCAGTACGGCGCGAAGGTCGTGGACGATTCGCCCGCCTTGTGCGCGTTGCCGGACGTCGACGTCGTCGCGATCTGCACGCCGACGCCGTACCACGCGGCCTATGTCGTCGAAGCGGCGAAACACGGAAAACACATTTTCTGCGAGAAACCGTTCTGCCGCACGCTGGCGCAGTGCGACGAAGCGCTTGCCGCGGCGACGAAAGCCGGCGTGAAACTGTTCGTCGGTCACGTCGTGCGCTACTTCCAGGAGTTCTGCCTGATCAAACAGCAGATTGAAGACGGCAAGGTTGGGAAAGTAGGGACGATACGGACGTTCCGCGGCGGGCAGAGTCCGCTTGGAGAGGGTGCGTGGTTCCGCGATTTCGAGAAGAGCGGGGGCGTCACGCTCGATTGCATCATTCACGATTTCGACTGGCTGCGCTACGTCTTCGGCGATCCCGAACGCGTGTTTGCGCAGGACCTGCGCGAGCGCATTGACGAGGGCATCGACTACGCAATGGTCACGTTCCGCATGAAGAGCGGCATCATCGCAACGGTGACGGGATCGTGGGCGCACCCGAGCGGGTTCAAGGTGAAGGTCGAAGTGTGCGGCGACAACGGCATGATCGTGTTCGACAGCAGCGAAGCGCCCGTCGCGTCGCAACTGCGCGGCGAAGGCGGCATGGCGCCGGGCGTCGTGCTGCCCGCGAGTCCGGTGAACGATAGTCCGTACTACCTCGAATGGCTCGATTTCCACGGTTGGCTCGAGGGCAAACACGAACCGCGCGTTACGCCCGAGGACGCCGTGTGGGCCGTGCGTATGGGCCTCGCCGCGATCGAATCCGCGGAAAAGCGGCAACCGGTTACGTTCTAG
- a CDS encoding DUF721 domain-containing protein, translated as MAAKRKRSLTPRETSKPTGVADILASLKKSTALGKRLKEAQIWQEWPSLAGKRLCTHGHPVAVKDRTLHVEAYSSVWVSKFAYFKWDIIGRINRMAGQEIVSDIFVTLAEDDVPEESTDEPQPKRRK; from the coding sequence GTGGCCGCAAAACGAAAACGCAGTTTGACTCCGAGAGAAACCTCGAAACCAACCGGCGTCGCCGATATTCTGGCGTCGCTGAAGAAATCCACGGCACTCGGCAAGCGCCTCAAGGAAGCGCAAATCTGGCAGGAGTGGCCAAGCCTCGCCGGCAAACGCCTGTGTACCCACGGCCATCCCGTTGCCGTAAAGGACAGGACGCTACACGTCGAAGCGTACAGCTCCGTCTGGGTCAGCAAGTTCGCCTATTTCAAGTGGGACATCATCGGCCGCATTAACCGCATGGCGGGGCAGGAAATTGTCTCGGACATTTTTGTGACACTCGCCGAGGATGATGTTCCGGAAGAGAGCACCGACGAACCGCAACCCAAGCGGCGAAAATGA